In Burkholderia gladioli, a genomic segment contains:
- a CDS encoding potassium channel beta subunit family protein produces the protein MNYRRLGRSGLQVSELSIGSWVTYGNQVDHRAARESLAAARDAGINFFDNAEVYAKGQSEEIMGEALKALGWSRVSYVVSTKFFWGLAEAPNQYHTLNRKYLMDAIDGSLRRLQLDYVDLVFCHRPDPNTPIEETVWAMSDMIARGKALYWGTSEWSADEIRAAYEIAERHHLHKPVMEQPQYNLFHRRRVEQEYHRLYEDIGLGLTTWSPLASGLLTGKYRDGVPAGSRAAVQGYDWLREQLTHPAKNEAVGKLAKVADELGCTLAQLAIAWTLKNPNVSTVITGASRVEQIGENMKAVEVAARITPELKQRIEEIVGDQAQ, from the coding sequence ATGAATTACAGGCGATTGGGCCGGTCCGGGCTGCAGGTCAGCGAATTGTCGATCGGCTCGTGGGTCACCTATGGCAACCAGGTCGATCATCGAGCCGCGCGCGAGTCGCTGGCCGCGGCACGTGACGCAGGCATCAATTTCTTCGACAACGCCGAAGTCTATGCGAAGGGGCAGTCCGAGGAAATCATGGGCGAGGCGCTGAAGGCGCTCGGCTGGTCGCGCGTCAGCTACGTGGTGTCGACCAAGTTCTTCTGGGGTCTGGCGGAAGCGCCGAACCAGTATCACACGCTGAATCGCAAGTACCTGATGGACGCGATCGACGGCTCGCTGCGTCGCTTGCAACTGGATTACGTCGATCTGGTGTTCTGTCATCGACCGGATCCGAACACGCCGATCGAGGAAACGGTCTGGGCGATGAGCGATATGATCGCGCGCGGCAAGGCGCTCTACTGGGGCACCTCGGAATGGAGCGCCGACGAGATCCGGGCCGCCTACGAGATTGCCGAGCGGCATCATCTGCACAAGCCGGTGATGGAGCAGCCGCAGTACAACCTGTTTCATCGCCGCCGCGTCGAACAGGAATACCATCGGCTCTACGAGGACATCGGCCTGGGCCTGACTACTTGGAGCCCGCTGGCCTCGGGGCTGCTGACCGGCAAGTATCGCGACGGCGTACCGGCCGGCAGCCGGGCTGCGGTGCAGGGTTATGACTGGCTGCGCGAGCAGTTGACACATCCGGCGAAAAACGAAGCCGTCGGCAAGCTCGCGAAGGTCGCCGACGAGCTCGGCTGCACGCTCGCCCAACTCGCGATCGCCTGGACGCTCAAGAATCCGAACGTCAGCACCGTGATTACCGGCGCCTCGCGTGTCGAGCAGATCGGCGAGAACATGAAGGCCGTCGAGGTTGCCGCACGTATCACGCCGGAATTGAAGCAGCGCATCGAGGAAATCGTCGGCGACCAGGCGCAGTAG